The following coding sequences are from one Lolium rigidum isolate FL_2022 chromosome 6, APGP_CSIRO_Lrig_0.1, whole genome shotgun sequence window:
- the LOC124662690 gene encoding ethylene-responsive transcription factor ERF020-like has product MSRAEAEEERCRYKGVRRRRWGKWVSEIRVPGTRERLWLGSYATPEGAAVAHDTAVYFLRGGLLGEGGASALNFPERAAAAYGAGSVAPLSPRSVQSVASDAGMAADAQLVAARDSAPEAAATGPRQYAELRAGAAQGGANAYAYTHMGGGYSAGGSGGREQLVHGDISVDDMEILM; this is encoded by the coding sequence ATGAGccgggcggaggcggaggaggagcggtgcCGGTACaagggcgtgcggcggcggcggtgggggaagTGGGTGTCGGAGATCCGGGTGCCCGGGACGAGGGAGCGCCTGTGGCTCGGCTCCTACGCCACGCCCGAGGGGGCCGCGGTGGCGCACGACACCGCCGTCTACTTCCTCCGCGGCGGCCTCCTCGGAGAAGGCGGCGCGTCGGCGCTCAACTTCCCGGAGCGCGCGGCCGCCGCGTACGGCGCCGGCTCCGTGGCGCCCCTGTCGCCGCGGTCCGTGCAGAGCGTGGCGTCCGACGCCGGCATGGCCGCCGACGCGCAGCTCGTGGCGGCGCGGGACAGCGCgcccgaggccgccgccaccgGGCCGAGGCAGTACGCGGAGCTGCGCGCCGGCGCCGCGCAGGGTGGCGCGAACGCGTACGCGTACACGCATATGGGCGGCGGGTATAGTGCTGGCGGTAGCGGCGGCAGGGAGCAGCTCGTTCACGGGGACATTAGCGTCGACGACATGGAGATTTTGATGTAA
- the LOC124667309 gene encoding uncharacterized protein LOC124667309: MDMRALNSKAGGPFLAPRRNPPPTWAPLPAGETGSLAAGSRRGPRWPRLAVSASGKKSHSSPDADEPRNKASSSGKGDASSPIGDDNAMSQNHGEPKSNDTMYVPSNLSYWRDVRASFVIPKSEQAVDVNTLPQTSFDGPVHCLPRKWAHSISAPESGCVLVATEELDGNGTFERTVILLLKLGSRDAYDGPFGVILNRPLYTKMKHVNPSFRDQATPFSDCSLFFGGPVDMSVFLMRTNEGRPIKGFEEVAPGVCFGFRTDLQKAGHLMKNGAVNPEDLKFYVGYSAWDHDQLLSEIDAGYWVVTSCSSGLITDALTADPSCLWSEVLQLLGGQYAELSQKPKEDSA; encoded by the exons ATGGACATGCGGGCCCTCAACTCGAAGGCCGGCGGGCCCTTCCTCGCGCCCAGGCGCAACCCGCCGCCGACGTGGGCTCCCCTCCCCGCCGGGGAGACCGGCTCGCTGGCTGCCGGGTCGAGGAGGGGGCCGCGGTGGCCCAGGTTGGCGGTGAGCGCGTCCGGGAAGAAGAGCCACAGCAGTCCCGACGCCGACGAGCCCAGGAACAAGGCCTCGTCTTCCG GAAAAGGCGATGCATCTTCTCCCATTGGAGATGACAATGCAATGAGCCAAAATCATGGCGAACCGAAATCCAATGACACCATGTATGTACCCAGCAACCTGTCGTATTGGCGGGATGTGAGAGCAAGCTTTGTGATTCCGAAGTCG GAGCAAGCAGTCGACGTAAATACTCTACCACAGACATCATTCGATGGCCCAGTACACTGTCTTCCTCGGAAATGGGCCCATTCCATCTCTGCCCCAGAATCTGGCTGTGTGTTGGTTGCCACGGAAGAGCTTGATGGGAACGGTACCTTCGAGAGAACTGTCATCCTCCTCCTGAAACTAGGTTCAAGAGACGCCTACGATGGCCCATTCGGCGTCATCCTGAACCGCCCACTCTACACAAAGATGAAACACGTGAATCCATCCTTCCGCGACCAGGCGACACCTTTCAGCGACTGCTCCCTGTTCTTCGGAGGCCCTGTTGATATGAGCGTATTCTTGATGCGGACCAACGAGGGCAGGCCCATCAAGGGGTTCGAAGAGGTGGCGCCAGGCGTATGCTTCGGTTTCAGGACCGACCTGCAGAAGGCTGGCCACCTGATGAAGAACGGTGCAGTTAACCCTGAGGACCTGAAGTTCTACGTCGGGTACTCCGCTTGGGATCACGACCAGTTGCTGAGCGAGATCGACGCGGGGTACTGGGTCGTTACCTCCTGCAGCTCAGGCCTGATAACGGACGCGCTCACGGCCGACCCTTCTTGCCTGTGGAGTGAGGTACTGCAGCTGCTGGGAGGCCAGTACGCGGAGCTGAGCCAGAAACCGAAGGAAGATAGCGCGTGA